TGCCCGAGAGCACGATGCTTCTGTAGTGCAAGGGTAATAGTGTCAACATTAAGAGAAAGTCTCCAATATGGGAGAAAACAATTACCATTTATACATGTGACTGAAGATTAATGGCTAGAACTACAAAACCACCCCAAACCTGAACCACTCAACAGATAGACAAACCTATTGAATAGACAGCTCTTCAAAAGGAAATCTAGATGGCCAATAAGTATTTTGAAAAAAGTATTCAATTTAAAACATAGCCATTAGCTATTTCTGAGAATTTCAAGATAGTTTTGGATCATAATTTCGTGCTCATAGGTAAAAGCATGGACAATTGAAGAATAACAAGGGGGGACTACTGTATGTCTAAGATTGGTATCTTTAAAAGTATAAACTGATGATTTAAGAAGTTAAGAGTTGAATAAAGGATAGAGATATCTTTTTTCTGGATTAGAAAACTCATGTTCATATGACAGACTCTTTATAAACTCATTTTGAGAGTTAACAACTTACATTCATAACCTCACAAATTGTTTTTTGTTGCAAagttattcatttacttttttattggatattttccttatttacatttcaaatgttatcccctttcttagttccTCCTAACGTCCCTGCTGAATCCCCCTAGTCCACcctccaccctgcttctatgagggtgctgccctgcccacccactccggCCTCCACTTTTTGGCATTCCTTTACACGGGGGAATCAAgcattcataggaccaagggcctctcctcctactgatgcccaGACAAGGCcacactctgctacatatgtggctggagccatgggtccctcagtgtgtactctttggttggtggtttaacccctgggagctctatgggtctggttggttgatgacaattgttcttcctatggggttgcaaaccccttcagctccttcagtcctttctctaactcctccactggggaacccacactcagtccaatggttggctgcaagtatctgcctctgtatttgtaaggctctggcactgactctcaggagacagctatatcaggctcttgtcagcaaagcacttctttgtttatttacaaTAGTTTCTGGTTTtgcccaagtggggcagtctttggaaggcctttccttcagtctctgctctacactttatctctgtatttcctcctgtgagtattttgttccctcttctaagaaggaccaaagcatccacacactGGTCTtactttttcttgagcttcatgtggtctgtgaactgcATCTTTCGTATTCTGGGCTTttggattaatatccacttatcagtgagtgcatactatgtgtgttcttttgtgattgggttacctcactcaggaggtctttgttatatgttggagcatattttgagtatatgctcaggagtggtatagttgggtcctcaggtagtactatgtaattttctgaggaaccaccaaagtgatttccagagtggttgtaccagcttgcaatcccaccagcaatggaggagtgttcctctttctccacatcctcgctagcatcttctgtcacctgttgttgaaccagcaccatttgttgaaaattctgtctttttttcccccactggatggttttagctcctttgtcaaagatctcGTGACCATACAAATTAATGACACAATAGTAAAATTTATTTGTGAAAGCAAAGAAAGTGGAAACCAAagtcagttttggaaaagaacaaaacaggtgAACTGAGAGCTTAGGGCTTTCAGTCTTGCGATTGAGGAAAAATGAGAAACACacacttttgtttctcttttataagaTCTTATCACAGGTAAGATCACCTTTGGGGTTCTGGGaggccctaccactgagctatatcctcagatCTTGCATTTATTGAGGGTGGTCTTACAATGTAGCCtagacttgcctcaaactcacattcctcctgccccctcctcttgAGTGCTGCGATTACCACCCTGGGGTAGATCCACTCCCCAGCCATCTATTGCTATTtgaggaaaatggaaagacagTTCAATAGATTTTAGTGTTGGTAACAAATGGTGTTGAAAATTAAGATTTCCATaagtcaaagcaaaacaaaaagaacttctgTCCATCTTCCCCACATTCTCTAAAGTAATCAACACAAACCAGAGCACAGATTTCACCAGTTCTCCAAGTGCTAAGGGAACTCCCAAGTTGCATTTCTTTATGTGAACAGAGAACTTCCTGGGCAAAAGTCAAGTAGCATGCATAGAAGTATAGAGTATATGCATAGAGTGAGCTGCTGACAAGCTGCATGCACAAAAGCAAGCTGAAGCCAGTGAAGAGATGACTCTTGCAGATATGGATTAAGTAAGAAACGGCAGGTTGAACATAGTATGCCCAAAGGATTAGTTCTGAAAAGGTGAATTACTCTACTGGGAAAGGTACCAGTGATTTCACTGAGTTGGGGCTTCGGCTTTCGgttgtaaaataaacaaacacacggAGAGCAGTGATACCCTTCTACTTGAGGCGAATGATGTTGATTACCACAGGAAACTCGGATGCTCTGCCTTATTAACATAATCATGGAATGCTGTGTCTGAAATCTTGTGGAATTCCTAATATCTCTGTGCctccaaataaatttttttttttggggggggtttggttttttgagacagggtttctctgtatagccctgactgtcctggaactcactttgtagaccaggctagcttcgaactcagaaatccacctgcctctgcctcccgagtgctgggattaaaggcgtgtgccaccacgcccagcataaaTTCTTAATTTAAACAGAAACAATCAGATCAATAGACAAGGATGCGTATTTCCAGGTAGCAAAAGCACCACTTCCAGGTGATGACTGCCAATGCAAGgggaaagccaggggaagcagtgGGAGAAAGAATTATATATGTCACCTGTGTCTAAATTGTTACTTAGAGGGACTGGGAGAACATCATACAGGTACATACAAAGAATGttgggatggtggtggtggatgaTGTTAAAGCTCTTCTATGGAGGTGAAGAGGTAAAAAATAATGAAGTGTGAGTCTGAACATTTTGTATGTTGACTGAGGATAAATTGAACATGGTCTAGGGGAGTTCATCTTACATTGCCAAATTTACAAAGCTTGGTCACATAAGTCTGATTCCTATTATAGCATGCTTGTATATTCTAGAGCCTGCTTACAGGGAGTTGGCTTATAGTCTGAGTACATAGCAAAGGACCCTTTTTCAAGCATGTCTTTAATGATGTTACTCTGCTTCAAAACATGTAGTGGGCTCCTGTGGAAAACTGTAGATAAAGTATTCACAGTCTTTGGTACCTTCTTTGGTTCCTTCGACTGTTCTCCATCACCTCCCCGAATGCAAGCTCCGTTGATGCAGCACCATGGGGATGAATAAACACCCACCATCAACTTCTACATTCCTACCATTTTCCAAGTATAGTCATGTATGACCAGGACCTATGATCAGAAATACAGGCCTCTGAGAGAATTGGCTCTAGATAGAACCTGGATAattactttgttttaaattagttCCTCTAGGACATAGACTCCTCTGGGAATCGGGGCCCCTTAGGCTTAGgggaaagcaggatgagcaatgTGAGCAGGTGTGGTACGCACACAGGTAATGGCTGTCGAGACCATCTTTTCTGTGCTTATGATGCATAAATGGGAGCAGGATTTTAGACCAGGGCCCTGGAGTTACCCTGAGATATTTCTGGGTAAGTTGGCCAGGGTtgggtggtagtgatggtggtggtgagtgAATGAGCTGATGTCTCACTGTCATTACAACCTGAAAGTCTTGATTTTACTGGTTTTATGACATTCTATAGGATTTGTTTATGTAATTTATTAATGAAAGCATTTACCAACATCAGTATAAAATGCATTCTCACAGTTTGAGTCACTTCAGCATGACGGCATCTCTGTGAGAAAGACAGTGAATGCATAAGTTTTAAACCCCTGGCTATATTATTAAAATACTCATTTGTTTAGAATACTTCAGAATACATTGGACAGTTCCCCTCTAAGAGGTTGTGGTCATCACATTTATTGGGGAACTGTTCAAAAGTTTGtgctaaaaatatattatattattttattcctcTGAGTGTGGTTGACAGATCAGCAGAACTATCACTAACTGTAAAATTTGAATTTCTAAAGTGTAGAATTAGGTTCTACCTAAAGCCTACCATGTCAAGATCAGCATTTAGTAATGTAACCAGCTTCTTTATATCTAAAACGGGTTTTTAGAAACTTCtgtgcttcatttatttttcagctgggaactgaactgagtgTCTTGGaaatgctagacaagcactctacccctGGACTGTATCTCCGGCTTGAAGCTCTGCAGTTTATGACTctcctgtgtagccttgactgagAACTGCATATGGGCCAGGTGAGGGAGATGAAAAGCACTGTCATGGGGATGATGGCTCAAGCTTATATTCCTAATGAGTGGCTCTGTCTTTCAGGTGATATTTATCGGTTGTGATGTATTATTACAGCTAGATGCAGAATTGAAATCTTCCTCATTTTTTAGAAATGTAGCCTCTAATGAAGCCACATAAACACAATTTTATTGATGCTTTTCCTTATTGTGGTAACAGCACACAAGGTCAAAATATGCAAGCATTATCAACATGCTAGATTCAACAGCACTAGCAGGACAAAAATTCTTGCATTTGGATTTagttattatttatctttatagGAAAAAGGTCCCATGTGTTTCGTTGTTGTGACATACCCAACATATGCTTACTTCTGGAGACTAGCTGGAGCATGGTCTCAAGGGTTGAAATTGCACCCTCTCCTTCTTACCAAATAACTAAATCTACCACATTACTTTCATTCTAATATCAACACAACAgacaaaatatatgtgtataatgtataatagACTCCCAGGTCATTTAGGATATAAATGTAGTATGCTTAGGCAGAATAATATTTTCCATGTTACTGATGTTGTACCCAGGAATTATGTATTAAGAAGCCCAAAGCTTCTTCTGGGAAGGTATAATAATTGTGATAAACTTCGATGAGTGTTTGCAGTCCTTGAAGTTGGAGGAATCTGTGTCTCAGCCTGAGGCATAGCAGAGAAAAATTTCTAAAACACCGGTCATGTCCAAGAACCATGCCAGGTGCTGTCCATGCCACAAGATGGCGACACAGTCTTTCTCGCATGGAATCTACATGAAGTCAGTCAGACTAGCGATCAGGGGCTCGAATGCTGTGGGATAATGTAGGATGCTGTGGAAACATAGCAGCAGGTCTCACCTAGAAAGGCATGAAAAATTTATCTCACCGAGTTACATGCAATATACAAGGAAGATAAACTGAGGGTAAGCCATGTGGAAGCACAGGGGAGATGAGCCCAGGTAGAAAGAACAGCAACTGTGAGAAGCTGGTGTGAAGAGTCATGGCtcatcagtcacacacacagtgctgtgcAGGACCTGTCAATGCAGCAGGACAGATAATAATGTGGAGGTAGGCCAGGGACAACTCCTGAGGAACATTTTGTCTTTTGTgcccttaaaataattttaccttcatcttaaaaatattgaacatttatGAAACTTTCAGCATGGCCACGAATATCAACTTTTCATCCCAGACAGTGAGAGAGTGAAGAAATTGAATCAGAGTGAGTGGGGAAGCAGGGAAATGGAActaaagctgtttttttttattacatttttattattattattttctttatttacatttcaaatNNNNNNNNNNNNNNNNNNNNNNNNNNNNNNNNNNNNNNNNNNNNNNNNNNNNNNNNNNNNNNNNNNNNNNNNNNNNNNNNNNNNNNNNNNNNNNNNNNNNNNNNNNNNNNNNNNNNNNNNNNNNNNNNNNNNNNNNNNNNNNNNNNNNNNNNNNNNNNNNNNNNNNNNNNNNNNNNNNNNNNNNNNNNNNNNNNNNNNNNNNNNNNNNNNNNNNNNNNNNNNNNNNNNNNNNNNNNNNNNNNNNNNNNNNNNNNNNNNNNNNNNNNNNNNNNNNNNNNNNNNNNNNNNNNNNNNNNNNNNNNNNNNNNNNNNNNNNNNNNNNNNNNNNNNNNNNNNNNNNNNNNNNNNNNNNNNNNNNNNNNNNNNNNNNNNNNNNNNNNNNNNNNNNNNNNNNNNNNNNNNNNNNNNNNNNNNNNNNNNNNNNNNNNNNNNNNNNNNNNNNNNNNNNNNNNNNNNNNNNNNNNNNNNNNNNNNNNNNNNNNNNNNNNNNNNNNNNNNNNNNNNNNNNNNNNNNNNNNNNNNNNNNNNNNNNNNNNNNNNNNNNNNNNNNNNNNNNNNNNNNNNNNNNNNNNNNNNNNNNNNNNNNNNNNNNNNNNNNNNNNNNNNNNNNNNNNNNNNNNNNNNNNNNNNNNNNNNNNNNNNNNNNNNNNNNNNNNNNNNNNNNNNNNNNNNNNNtttttgtcttgttgacagtgtcttttgccttacaaaagctttgcagttttatgaggtcccatttgtcaattcttgattttacagcacaagccattggggttctgttgaggaattttttccctgtgcccatatcttcgaggtttttccccactttctcctctatcaatttcagtgtctctggttttatgtggaggtcactAAAGCTGTTTTAACCATCCAGATATAATACTGACCTGGTCCAAATTTGGAAAATAGGATGAACATAGTTCAGTTAGAGAAACAAAGCTGGGcatagccacacaaatataatcCTAACATTCTgaaggtgaagacaggagacagCTAGTCAGTTTGTAGCCAGTATGGGGCCACAGAGCAACTCAGCTCTGAACAAGACATTCTTACTATCCCCTTGAAGGCTCCAGGAATGTCTTGGAGGAGAgcgagaaaagaataaaaagagagaatataGGGAAAAGGGCTGTGAAATTCCATCTTTTGGGCAATTTGAAATCATGAGCTTTCAACAATTACGAATGACTGCCCATCAACAGGCAAACATGGGTAGGGCTCTACCCCGCACCCCTGAATTACTCCATACTTATAGATCCAGGGAAATGCTAGCATTGTCTTTGGCTGTCTACACACTGAAAATCCCACTGCACACTAAATGTATAGTTCAATTCAGtggtcacacagatggccctgggTAAATTAttaagtcacaaaacaaaacaaaaagtcatgaaTCTGTGAGAGGGACAGCTAGGAACAGAAGAGTTGGTAGATAGGATTGGGAGGCACAAGAGAGAAAGTGGGGGCTGGAAAAGAATGTAACTAGAATTCATTATATACGAATCACATTGTTAAAgaattaagtaaattaataaaaaaataaaagaatatgaagagaaaagaagtggGGAGGAAATAATGAATAGAAAAGATAAAGGGATAGAAAAGATACAGGAAAAAAAGCAGCATGGAATCTATAGGTGTTTCTTGATTGCCAGAGAAACGAAACTCTTAGGATTCTGACTTAAAGCTAGATTACTTTCATTTTGAGATATAACAGGTGGAGGGGCGGGTTGGGAAAAGGCCAGCGGGAAATGAAGTCTGTTGATTTGAGGAAGGCCCTGATAAGTCTAGGAGGAGCTAATCACTAAGCAATTGATGGTGGATTAGTGAAGGAGGTAGGTGTGTCCTTGAAGCTTAGGTGGCACCTCATGCCCTGAGAGCAATTTGAGTGCTGGAGCTATATTATTACAAGGGTGTTCAGGAACATGCTCCAGGAAACACTGATATGGAACACGCTGTTAGAAAAACAGCCACATGTAGTTGCTGAGAGTGAAAGGCCATAACATCATCAGGAGAAGTGAAGACCACAGAGCTAACCCATAAGTACATTTTAGATGGGAGTGAGGAGTCAATGTTGTTTCTAATGCTAATGGAAAAAAGTGTGCTAGATGGCTGGAATTTAGTCACGGTGTATTTCTGATTGCAGATTTATCTTTCAATATGAAAATGAGATTAGATGTAGAACGTATTCACAGATCATTTGTCAAGAACATATATTTGACTTTATTTGGATATTGAGGggtcatttattttttgttaaatatCTTAGATGCAGGGCACCACAGAAAGGAATCAAACTGTcgtctcccagttcctcctcctggGCCTGCCCATCCCCCTACAGTATCAGCACCTGTTCTATGCCCTGTTCCTGGCCATGTACCTCACCACTGTCCTGGGGaacctcatcatcatcatcctcattcACTTGGACTCCcatctccacacacccatgtattCTTTTCTCAGCAACTTGTCCTTCTCTGACCTTTGCTTTTCCTCTGTCACAATGCCCAAGTTGTTGCAGAACATGCAGAGCCAAGTTCCATCCATCCCCTATGCAGGATGCCTGGCACAAATGTACTTCTTCCTGTTTTTTGCAGACCTTGAGAGCTTCCTTCTGGTggccatggcctatgaccgctatgtggccatctgcttcCCCCTTCATTACATGAGCATCATGAGCCCCAGGCTCTGTGTGAGTCTGGTGCTGCTGTCCTGGGTGCTGACCACCTTCCATGCCATGCTGCACACCCTGCTCATGGCCAGATTGTCATTCTGTGAGGATAATGTTATCCCCCACTTTTTCTGTGACATGTCTGCTCTGCTGAAGCTGTCCTGCTCCGACACCCATGTTAATGAATTGGTGATATTTGTCATGGGAGGCCTGATCCTTGTCATTCCATTTGTGCTCATCCTTGTGTCCTATGCACGAATTGTGTCCTCCATTCTCAAGGTCCCATCTGCTCGAGGCATCCGTAAAGCCTTCTCCACCTGTGGTTCTCACCTGTCTGTGGTGTCACTGTTCTATGGGACAGTCATTGGTCTCTATTTATGTCCATCAGCTGATAACTCTACTGTCAAGGAAACTGTCATGGCCATGATGTACACAGTGGTGACTCCCATGCTGAATCCCttcatctacagcctgaggaacagaGACATGAAGGGGGCCCTAATTAGTGTTCTTTGCAAGAAGAAAATTCTTTTCTGTCTATGATCATAAATGTTggaattaaaaatttattcagtAATATTTTAACATTGATATATGAGTATTATTGTATATCCTTTCTTCCCATCATAAAACTTACTTCTCAAATGAAATAATTCAGGGTTGTTCAATATGTAATGTGTCTCCAGAAATAGTACTAGTGTATAGAATAACTGCATTTCACACAAGTTGCCGTTAGATATTTGGTGTGCTAGATATAGCACAGCTGGCCATCCAGTTCCCAACTGGACAGTGTTTGCAGGGTTCAGAAGAATCTCTGATTAGCATTAGAGTACATCTTTTGATTATCATAAACATAGATGATTTTCTTGGAGTATGGTTTTGTGTATGACTCAGATTGTCTGAGGCCGTAGTTACCAATACTACCTTGATCACAGATAATGCTCTGAGATAAGGTTTAAGTCAAGTCTGTGGCAAACTTTCTGTCTAATATAATAGGATCATGGAAAGCCAAATTCTGACAACTTTAGGAAAATTAAACTCCATATGTGATATGAAAGAATTATTCTTTTGATGGTTAGTGCAAATTCCAGGTAGGGTTagatattaatttacatttctcctCAAAAACTGTATACTCAGTAGTCCTGTGTAGTTGATGGAAAAGTGATTCCCAATAACATTCTGGGACAGTTTTCCAGACCCTGGTCAGCATAATGGAAAATTGTttcattaaatttcttttttagatCACCATAATTCAGGCATTAATGATGTCCCATGTCAAAACGAACTTGACTTAAATACCCAAGTCTTGTGCTCActcttcttaaaatattaaaaaaaacttatcaaATGAAGTAGCATAAATAATATTTGAACCAATGATTCTGAGAAGCAGCCCACAAGAGCTCATATCTGCAATGCACTGATTCATATGTACAGGCACATACAACCATTTACGCTCATTTTGCTAAACAAAACTTTTCATTGTTGAAAAGAGACTTTACTCACCACTTCTGAGAAAACGTCCTTActtttcattcctttccttttgtttccatgtctgatttgtctttttttattttacccgATCTCTACTTAGAATGAACTGTTTGCATTGTGGTAACAGTTTGATTTATGCTTGCCCAGGAGTTGATTCATACCAGGACCTTACAAGCTTATTTCTGGTCACAAAGAAAGAAGTTCAATTCCATTTACCATTCTGAGCGACTTTCTTTCCTACCTTATTATTTCAAACTTATTGATAAGCTTGGCAGCCATGCTTTGTAGTAGTCTGATGTTGATTATGTGGAGGGAAGGGAATCTTTGCAGAAGATCAAAACAAGTGTAGCTGGAGTTTACCAGCATTCTGGTGTGAGTTAGTATTGAATCAATTTAAAAGCTCAAACTATTCAAATCTGGAAAGTTCCTCAAATTTCTCATAGCCTGAGAAATAGGGTGAATGGCCATTCATCATTTAGTCTTAGCTGCATGAACATCATTGTTTAAGTCTCCAAGCTTGgtccatttattttcttgttgttgccTCTAAGGAATGACATCCAAACAatcatttcattcttctataaTAGTTTACAATCCAGACCCCATTCTGTCCCCACTTTAACCCTCTGTCTTTACTGATGCTTTATGACAGGCAAGGAATGGAGCTCTTcattacctacctacctacctttgcTATTTGTTCTATATTCCATGTCTCAGTTCTCATGATCCACTATGCATTTACCCTAGAAAACTGTATACtcctgtgtacatatgtgtgatatgtgaatatgcacataaattaaaatggGTTAAGATTCACAACCACATGAAAAGGTCAAAGTTGGACTTGTGCTTTACAACATGAACTAACATTTTTCTTGAATGAGTTAAAGACTATGTGATTGACATTTGAGCACATATGAAAGACTGAAACGTGGCCCGATTTAAGGAACTGCTGGTATAGAAAAATAAGTGAATTTGAAATAAGGTGACAGATTTTGCTTTGAATGTGATGGATTTCGTGACATATATTTTCAATCTCATGCTAGTTTTGCGATAGTACATATACAGTCACAAAAGCTAGGACAGTAGAATTGTTAGAATACATTAAAGGGGCTTATGACCTTTAATTACTTAATGATTAATAAAGACCATTTTAAATCCTAACTGTATGTATGTCATTTCCTAATTTTCCAGTCTTGATTCATTCAATTTTGTCATCTTTTATAATAGTTATTGTTATTGTACATCAGGatgtgacacaaaacaaaacaacagaaa
This sequence is a window from Mus pahari chromosome 14, PAHARI_EIJ_v1.1, whole genome shotgun sequence. Protein-coding genes within it:
- the LOC110331374 gene encoding olfactory receptor 1468-like isoform X2, encoding MQGTTERNQTVVSQFLLLGLPIPLQYQHLFYALFLAMYLTTVLGNLIIIILIHLDSHLHTPMYSFLSNLSFSDLCFSSVTMPKLLQNMQSQVPSIPYAGCLAQMYFFLFFADLESFLLVAMAYDRYVAICFPLHYMSIMSPRLCVSLVLLSWVLTTFHAMLHTLLMARLSFCEDNVIPHFFCDMSALLKLSCSDTHVNELVIFVMGGLILVIPFVLILVSYARIVSSILKVPSARGIRKAFSTCGSHLSVVSLFYGTVIGLYLCPSADNSTVKETVMAMMYTVVTPMLNPFIYSLRNRDMKGALISVLCKKKILFCL
- the LOC110331374 gene encoding olfactory receptor 1468-like isoform X1; this encodes MGQMQGTTERNQTVVSQFLLLGLPIPLQYQHLFYALFLAMYLTTVLGNLIIIILIHLDSHLHTPMYSFLSNLSFSDLCFSSVTMPKLLQNMQSQVPSIPYAGCLAQMYFFLFFADLESFLLVAMAYDRYVAICFPLHYMSIMSPRLCVSLVLLSWVLTTFHAMLHTLLMARLSFCEDNVIPHFFCDMSALLKLSCSDTHVNELVIFVMGGLILVIPFVLILVSYARIVSSILKVPSARGIRKAFSTCGSHLSVVSLFYGTVIGLYLCPSADNSTVKETVMAMMYTVVTPMLNPFIYSLRNRDMKGALISVLCKKKILFCL